The following coding sequences lie in one Halorussus halophilus genomic window:
- a CDS encoding alpha-amylase family protein has protein sequence MGTKNRWYENAVFYAIDVEVFADGNGDGVGDFQGLTERLDYLAGLGIDSIWLLPFYPSPNRDNGYDVTDYYGVDKRHGTLGDFVEFLREADRRGIEVIVDLVVNHTSDQHPWFQEARRDPGSPYRDYYIWTDDPPDQPDPQRGAVFPGEEDTIWSYDEVAEKHYYHRFYHFQPDLNTANPAVREEIRKIMGFWLALGVSGFRVDAATLLIDNKGGLERTKLDDPHGVLRDMRKFVERRGDDAILLGEADDAPDKLAAYFGDGDELNVLLNFLLDAYLVLALAEERAAPLETVLDMLPEVPVGGQWANFLRNYDELNVGRLARAQQQAVFAEFAPEKSMQIYGRGIRRRLAPMLDGDRDRLELAYSLLFSLPGTPLLVYGDEIGMGDDLSLPGRTAVRVPMQWSSEKNGGFSTADPDELVRSVVSGDDYGYESVNVADQRGDPDSLLHWFSRLIHVRRECPEIGSGDCEVLETTDDAVFAHRMRGGTGPRSETGTLVAVHNLGDEETTVTLDLEGSPTRLFDGSELQEVEDGWRFDLGEYGYCWVRLN, from the coding sequence ATGGGGACGAAGAACCGCTGGTACGAAAACGCCGTCTTCTACGCCATCGACGTGGAAGTGTTCGCGGACGGAAACGGCGACGGCGTCGGCGACTTTCAGGGACTGACAGAGCGACTAGACTACCTCGCGGGACTCGGCATCGACAGCATCTGGTTGTTGCCGTTCTACCCGTCGCCGAACCGGGACAACGGCTACGACGTGACCGACTACTACGGGGTGGACAAGCGACACGGGACGCTGGGCGACTTCGTGGAGTTTCTCCGCGAGGCCGACCGTCGGGGCATCGAGGTCATCGTCGATTTGGTTGTCAACCACACCTCCGACCAGCATCCGTGGTTTCAGGAGGCCCGCCGCGACCCGGGCTCTCCGTATAGAGACTACTACATCTGGACCGACGACCCGCCGGACCAACCGGACCCACAGCGCGGCGCGGTGTTTCCCGGCGAGGAGGACACCATCTGGAGCTACGACGAGGTCGCCGAGAAGCACTACTACCACCGGTTCTACCACTTCCAGCCGGATTTGAACACAGCCAACCCCGCCGTCCGCGAGGAGATACGCAAAATCATGGGCTTCTGGCTCGCGCTCGGCGTCTCGGGGTTCCGCGTCGATGCGGCGACGCTCCTCATCGACAACAAGGGCGGCTTGGAACGAACGAAACTAGACGACCCCCACGGCGTCCTCCGAGACATGAGAAAGTTCGTCGAACGTCGAGGCGACGACGCCATCTTGCTCGGCGAGGCCGACGACGCGCCCGACAAACTAGCTGCGTACTTCGGAGACGGAGACGAGTTGAACGTCCTGCTGAACTTCCTGCTCGACGCGTACCTCGTGTTGGCGCTCGCAGAGGAACGCGCCGCACCGCTGGAGACTGTCCTCGACATGCTGCCGGAGGTCCCTGTCGGTGGTCAGTGGGCGAACTTCCTTCGCAACTACGACGAACTCAACGTCGGACGACTGGCACGCGCCCAACAGCAGGCCGTCTTCGCGGAGTTCGCACCGGAAAAGTCGATGCAAATCTACGGTCGGGGCATCCGTCGCCGACTCGCACCGATGCTCGACGGCGACAGAGACCGACTCGAACTCGCGTACAGTCTGCTCTTCTCGTTGCCGGGGACCCCACTGCTCGTCTACGGTGACGAAATCGGCATGGGCGACGACCTCTCGCTACCGGGTCGAACCGCGGTTCGCGTTCCGATGCAGTGGTCGAGCGAGAAGAATGGCGGATTTTCGACCGCAGACCCCGACGAACTGGTCCGGTCAGTCGTCTCGGGTGACGACTATGGCTACGAATCGGTCAACGTCGCCGACCAGCGTGGCGACCCAGACTCGTTGCTCCACTGGTTCTCGCGGTTGATTCACGTTCGCCGCGAGTGCCCCGAAATCGGGAGTGGTGACTGCGAAGTTCTGGAAACGACTGACGATGCGGTGTTCGCTCACCGGATGCGGGGCGGCACGGGGCCACGGAGCGAGACTGGAACGCTCGTCGCGGTCCACAATCTCGGCGACGAGGAGACTACGGTGACGCTCGACTTGGAAGGGTCGCCGACACGATTGTTCGACGGGTCCGAACTCCAGGAAGTCGAGGACGGGTGGCGGTTCGACTTGGGGGAGTACGGCTACTGCTGGGTGCGACTCAATTGA
- a CDS encoding DUF4112 domain-containing protein: protein MTTDSDGEPIEVNVSEEPPGLERARAASNLLDEAVELPVVNYKVGLDPMLGLMPVSGDAASAALSLYVVAEGARMGASTGTIARMLANVGIDFAGGVVPIAGTVFDAVWKANERNVNLLEEEFGAE, encoded by the coding sequence ATGACCACCGACAGCGACGGAGAACCAATCGAAGTGAACGTCTCCGAGGAACCACCCGGATTAGAGCGCGCTCGCGCGGCCAGTAACTTGCTCGACGAGGCCGTCGAACTACCGGTCGTCAACTACAAGGTCGGACTCGACCCGATGCTCGGCCTCATGCCGGTCAGCGGCGACGCCGCCTCCGCCGCCCTCTCGCTGTACGTCGTCGCCGAGGGTGCCCGGATGGGGGCTTCCACCGGGACCATCGCTCGAATGCTGGCCAACGTCGGCATCGACTTCGCCGGGGGCGTGGTCCCAATCGCTGGGACGGTGTTCGACGCCGTCTGGAAGGCCAACGAGCGCAACGTGAATCTGCTCGAAGAAGAGTTCGGCGCGGAGTAA
- a CDS encoding aldo/keto reductase, with protein sequence MEYTTLGDTGLEVSRICLGCMSFGDSDWRPWVLDPEDGEEIIERAIDLGINFFDTANMYSNGESERVLGDALEGRRDESVVATKCYFQMDDEDPNSGGLSRKAIEQELENSLDRLGMDTIDLYQIHRWDDDTPIEETLRALDDAVRREKVRYLGASSMWAHQFADALHTSERLGLDRFVSMQNHYNLVYREEEREMLPLCQKEGVGVMPWSPLARGYLTRPHEDIDATKRGETEEHMYRHPYREGGGDEINERVKELAADRGVTMAQISLSWLLHQDWVDAPIVGTTSVEHLEDAVEALEIDLSSGDLAYLEEPYEPVRVSGHE encoded by the coding sequence ATGGAGTACACGACGCTCGGCGACACGGGACTGGAAGTAAGCCGCATCTGTCTGGGTTGCATGAGCTTCGGCGACAGCGACTGGCGGCCGTGGGTGCTGGACCCCGAGGACGGCGAGGAGATAATCGAGCGCGCAATCGACCTCGGAATCAACTTCTTCGACACGGCGAACATGTACTCGAACGGCGAGAGCGAGCGCGTGTTGGGCGACGCTCTGGAGGGCCGCCGCGACGAGAGCGTCGTCGCCACGAAGTGCTACTTCCAGATGGACGACGAGGACCCCAACTCGGGCGGTCTCTCCCGGAAGGCCATCGAGCAGGAGTTGGAGAACTCCCTCGACAGGCTCGGCATGGATACCATCGACCTCTACCAGATTCACCGCTGGGACGACGACACCCCCATCGAGGAGACCCTCCGCGCGCTAGACGACGCCGTGCGCCGCGAGAAGGTCAGGTACCTCGGCGCGAGTTCGATGTGGGCCCACCAGTTCGCAGACGCACTCCACACCAGCGAGCGACTCGGACTCGACCGGTTCGTCTCGATGCAGAACCACTACAATCTCGTGTATCGAGAGGAGGAGCGCGAGATGCTCCCACTCTGCCAAAAGGAGGGTGTCGGTGTGATGCCGTGGAGTCCCCTCGCGCGTGGCTACCTCACTCGGCCCCACGAGGACATCGACGCGACGAAGCGCGGCGAGACGGAAGAACACATGTACCGACACCCCTACCGCGAGGGTGGCGGCGACGAGATCAACGAGCGCGTCAAGGAACTCGCGGCCGACAGGGGCGTCACGATGGCCCAAATCTCCCTTTCGTGGTTGCTCCACCAAGACTGGGTGGACGCGCCAATCGTCGGCACGACGAGTGTCGAGCATCTAGAGGACGCGGTGGAAGCACTCGAAATAGACCTCTCGTCGGGCGACTTGGCGTATCTCGAAGAGCCGTACGAACCCGTTCGGGTGTCGGGCCACGAGTGA
- a CDS encoding amino acid ABC transporter substrate-binding protein, whose translation METDTSRRQYLKATGATSVTVLTGMGSAAAQNQTITLGGSMSLSGDNADLGQLYQDSYELTIQRINEAGGVEAGDGNTYQLEMILRDDESDASTSRAIYQELIDREGVNYLLGPYSSTVTLPASAVAARSQKPMVEGGGASPEIFSQGNEWIFGLLPTADKYPLSSIDMAMAQENPPQAAALLAESDTFSQSSAEGARQKLNEVGVNIPVDQTFPSETSDLSTLLGRVRSSPADVLILAAHQKHAVILARQMEAQNVDVDMAMATVGSLTASFKEQTGANGDYMYGPSSWAINADFEDSVYGSTGEFVSAIQDEYGYDPDYHNAAGAAVIETFQRAFQQVNELNPTNVRNAIRDIQFTSAYGDISFGQNGVISKNMLVYQWQPQQGGGGQTADAPANATATQTGNQTANGTATGGEGGPAGSQKTIVWPEEVQQRSPIYPMPDWSER comes from the coding sequence ATGGAAACCGACACGTCACGACGGCAGTACCTCAAGGCGACGGGGGCGACGAGCGTCACGGTACTGACTGGAATGGGGAGTGCGGCGGCACAGAATCAGACAATTACGCTGGGCGGCTCGATGAGTCTCTCGGGGGACAACGCGGACCTCGGACAACTGTATCAGGATTCGTACGAGTTGACCATCCAGCGAATCAACGAGGCGGGCGGCGTCGAGGCGGGCGACGGCAACACCTACCAGTTGGAGATGATACTGCGGGACGACGAGAGCGACGCCTCGACTAGTCGCGCGATTTATCAAGAACTCATCGACCGCGAAGGGGTGAACTACCTGCTCGGGCCGTATTCGAGTACGGTCACGCTTCCGGCGAGCGCAGTGGCGGCCCGCAGTCAGAAGCCGATGGTCGAGGGTGGCGGCGCGAGTCCGGAAATCTTCAGTCAAGGCAACGAGTGGATTTTCGGCCTCCTCCCGACCGCCGACAAGTATCCGTTGTCGAGCATCGACATGGCGATGGCCCAAGAGAATCCGCCGCAGGCGGCGGCACTGCTCGCAGAGAGCGACACGTTCAGCCAGAGTTCCGCGGAGGGCGCACGCCAGAAGTTGAACGAAGTCGGCGTGAACATTCCGGTGGACCAGACCTTCCCGAGCGAAACGTCGGACCTCTCGACACTGCTTGGACGGGTTCGGAGCAGTCCCGCAGACGTACTCATCCTCGCGGCCCACCAGAAGCACGCGGTCATCCTCGCGCGCCAGATGGAGGCGCAGAACGTCGACGTGGATATGGCGATGGCGACGGTCGGAAGTCTCACTGCGTCGTTCAAGGAACAGACCGGAGCGAACGGCGACTACATGTACGGCCCAAGTTCGTGGGCTATCAACGCAGACTTCGAGGACAGCGTCTACGGTTCGACCGGCGAGTTCGTCAGCGCGATTCAGGACGAGTACGGCTACGACCCCGACTACCACAATGCCGCGGGCGCAGCCGTCATCGAGACGTTCCAGCGAGCGTTCCAGCAAGTGAACGAACTGAACCCGACGAACGTCAGGAACGCCATCCGAGACATCCAGTTCACCAGCGCGTACGGTGACATTTCGTTCGGCCAGAACGGCGTCATCAGCAAGAACATGCTCGTCTACCAGTGGCAGCCACAACAGGGTGGAGGGGGACAAACTGCTGACGCCCCCGCGAACGCCACTGCAACCCAGACTGGGAACCAGACGGCGAACGGCACCGCGACGGGGGGAGAAGGCGGTCCCGCCGGGTCTCAGAAGACCATCGTCTGGCCCGAAGAAGTTCAGCAGCGTTCGCCTATCTACCCGATGCCCGACTGGTCGGAACGGTAA
- a CDS encoding branched-chain amino acid ABC transporter permease, with protein MAVAQFVVNGLLVGALFAAVAVGFALIWGVVGIINLAHGELLMLGGYVTYWLVAFSGLQSPWLLLLTVPVAVAVLYVVGYLLQRLLVSRVTDADLFLTLLVTFGVSIVIQQLAIQAWSATPRAVTVGFADPSIVVAGVVIPKMKLIAFVGAIVLTLALWTYLRRTRRGRAIRAVAQNPEAARLVGIDVAHTRAVTFGLSAAIAGGAGSFVAMILNVQPQMGLVYTLKSFVIVVFGGLGSVPGALVGGLLLGSVEELTAGLAGSQWTLAVSFSLLIVLLLVRPSGLFGRPIEEGGEAHE; from the coding sequence ATGGCTGTCGCACAGTTCGTCGTGAACGGCCTGCTCGTCGGGGCGCTGTTCGCGGCCGTCGCGGTAGGTTTCGCACTCATCTGGGGAGTCGTCGGTATCATCAACCTCGCACACGGCGAGTTGCTGATGCTGGGCGGCTACGTCACCTACTGGCTAGTCGCGTTCTCGGGCTTGCAGTCGCCGTGGCTCCTGTTGCTGACCGTTCCGGTCGCAGTCGCGGTGCTGTACGTCGTCGGCTACCTACTCCAGCGACTGCTCGTCTCGCGGGTCACGGACGCCGACCTGTTTCTGACGTTGCTGGTGACCTTCGGCGTCAGCATCGTCATCCAACAGTTGGCCATTCAGGCGTGGTCCGCCACGCCACGGGCCGTCACGGTCGGGTTCGCGGACCCCTCGATAGTCGTCGCTGGCGTCGTGATTCCGAAGATGAAGCTGATTGCCTTCGTCGGAGCTATCGTCCTCACACTCGCGCTTTGGACGTATCTCAGACGAACGCGTCGCGGGCGAGCGATTCGTGCGGTGGCGCAGAACCCCGAAGCCGCACGACTGGTCGGCATCGACGTGGCTCATACGCGCGCAGTGACGTTCGGTCTTTCGGCGGCCATCGCGGGCGGAGCGGGGAGCTTCGTGGCGATGATTCTGAACGTCCAGCCCCAGATGGGGTTGGTGTACACGCTGAAGAGCTTCGTCATCGTCGTCTTCGGCGGGTTGGGGAGCGTCCCCGGCGCGCTCGTCGGGGGCTTGCTGTTGGGGTCCGTCGAAGAACTGACCGCCGGATTAGCGGGGAGTCAGTGGACGCTCGCAGTGAGCTTTTCGCTTCTTATCGTGCTGTTGCTCGTCAGGCCGAGCGGACTGTTCGGCAGGCCGATAGAGGAGGGTGGCGAAGCACATGAGTAA
- a CDS encoding branched-chain amino acid ABC transporter permease — translation MSNERTTESGLSHLLAATSRYAWVILAVFVVVGALLPVFGLSGFYMTVVADMLVFAVLALSWDLVGGQTGYPSFGNMAFFGFGAYTTAILLKDVGVAFPMAVFAAGFVAVGFALVIGLAVLRLRGGYFAIATLGVLLVAIQLSRNFEFTGGASGKILLDIPPEETFYYVFLVILAVEVAVVLYLTRTRFGYVLNAVRDDEDRAIAMGFDTTYYKTAAWMLSALFTGWVGGAWGAYNTFIDPQTAYNLGWNVELITMALIGGAGTVAGPIVGAFALTLVIFAVNTMFPGWQLVALGLIIIATVLLLPEGIVGTLEERASGMEYYRVGADTSEEEAEVTDS, via the coding sequence ATGAGTAACGAGCGAACGACGGAGAGCGGTCTCTCACACCTGCTCGCGGCGACAAGTCGCTACGCGTGGGTCATCCTCGCAGTGTTTGTGGTTGTCGGCGCTCTCCTGCCAGTGTTCGGGCTCTCCGGCTTCTACATGACCGTCGTCGCCGACATGCTGGTGTTCGCCGTGCTGGCCCTGTCGTGGGACCTCGTCGGCGGCCAGACCGGCTATCCGAGTTTCGGCAACATGGCCTTCTTCGGTTTCGGCGCGTACACGACGGCGATTCTGTTGAAAGACGTGGGAGTAGCCTTTCCGATGGCCGTCTTCGCCGCCGGATTCGTCGCGGTGGGGTTCGCGCTCGTCATCGGTCTTGCAGTGCTCCGCCTTCGCGGGGGCTACTTCGCCATCGCTACGCTCGGTGTGTTGCTCGTGGCGATTCAACTCAGTCGGAACTTCGAGTTCACGGGCGGCGCGAGCGGGAAGATACTGCTCGATATCCCGCCCGAAGAGACGTTCTACTACGTCTTCCTCGTCATCCTTGCCGTCGAAGTCGCCGTCGTCCTCTATCTCACCCGGACCAGATTCGGCTACGTGCTGAACGCGGTGCGGGACGACGAGGACCGCGCGATAGCGATGGGATTCGACACTACGTACTACAAGACGGCGGCGTGGATGCTCTCGGCACTCTTCACGGGGTGGGTCGGCGGCGCGTGGGGTGCGTACAACACCTTCATCGACCCTCAGACTGCGTACAACCTCGGCTGGAACGTCGAACTCATCACGATGGCGCTCATCGGCGGCGCGGGCACCGTCGCCGGACCAATCGTCGGCGCGTTCGCGCTCACGCTGGTCATCTTCGCGGTGAACACGATGTTTCCGGGGTGGCAACTCGTCGCGCTGGGACTCATCATCATCGCCACGGTGTTGCTCTTACCGGAGGGAATCGTCGGCACACTCGAAGAGCGCGCGAGCGGGATGGAGTACTACAGAGTCGGTGCGGACACAAGCGAGGAGGAAGCGGAGGTGACCGATTCGTGA
- a CDS encoding ABC transporter ATP-binding protein → MSSDAGEQSAATTDHAATDTTSTTRDDPVLRVEGITKRYGGLTAVDHVDAEIFDGEIVGLIGPNGSGKTTLFDCIAGRTRPDSGSVYLRDEEITGWAEHKVASAGLGRMFQHTRIYDGMTVEKNALVAASEDRSLGRLMRPPSDAARERAETLLRNVNLWELRGMRAGRMSFGQQKLLEFVMVLMTDPDVLLMDEPAGGINPSMIRRLLDYIREANDEGLTIFLIEHNMDVVMDVSDRVYVLAHGERIAAGVPEEIQSNERVLDAYLGRE, encoded by the coding sequence GTGAGTTCCGACGCTGGCGAACAGTCTGCGGCGACTACCGACCACGCGGCGACTGACACCACGAGTACGACCCGAGACGACCCGGTCCTCCGCGTCGAAGGCATCACCAAGCGATACGGTGGTCTGACCGCGGTAGACCACGTGGACGCCGAAATCTTCGACGGAGAAATCGTCGGTCTCATCGGCCCGAACGGGTCAGGTAAGACGACGCTGTTCGACTGCATCGCAGGGAGAACTCGTCCCGACTCGGGGTCTGTCTACCTTCGGGACGAGGAGATTACCGGGTGGGCAGAACACAAGGTTGCGTCTGCTGGCCTCGGACGGATGTTCCAGCACACGCGCATCTACGACGGGATGACCGTCGAGAAGAACGCCCTCGTCGCGGCGAGCGAGGACCGGTCGCTGGGACGACTGATGCGACCGCCGAGCGATGCGGCGCGTGAACGTGCCGAGACGCTGCTTCGGAACGTGAACCTGTGGGAACTGCGCGGGATGCGCGCCGGGCGGATGAGCTTCGGCCAGCAGAAACTGCTAGAGTTCGTGATGGTGCTGATGACCGACCCGGACGTACTGTTGATGGACGAACCGGCGGGCGGCATCAACCCCTCGATGATTCGCCGACTGCTCGACTACATCCGCGAGGCCAACGACGAGGGACTGACCATCTTCCTCATCGAACACAACATGGACGTAGTGATGGACGTGTCCGACCGGGTGTACGTCCTCGCGCACGGCGAGCGAATCGCGGCGGGAGTGCCGGAAGAAATCCAGTCGAACGAGCGCGTCTTGGACGCGTATCTGGGGAGAGAGTGA
- a CDS encoding ABC transporter ATP-binding protein: MAGEKAAVEAKPLLNLDGVTAGYGNTTVVHDVDLVVPEEKIACLVGPNGSGKSTVMKAIYGFADVFDGRVSFDGDDVTGRSPQASLRSGMAYVLQSSSVFSEMTVHENMLMGGYVFDDDERATRRAEELYDEFSRLADLREQEAGMLSGGERRLLELARGLMVEPRLMLLDEPSIGLEPTYMEQVFDRIESLNELGTTILLVEQNAEKGLSVADRGYVLASGEIQYSGTGTELLEDEEVGRLYLGG, encoded by the coding sequence ATGGCGGGAGAGAAAGCAGCGGTGGAAGCGAAACCACTGCTGAACCTCGACGGAGTCACGGCGGGCTACGGGAATACGACGGTCGTCCACGACGTGGATTTGGTCGTCCCAGAAGAGAAAATCGCCTGTCTCGTCGGCCCAAACGGGTCGGGAAAGAGTACCGTGATGAAGGCAATCTACGGTTTCGCGGACGTGTTCGACGGCCGCGTTTCGTTCGACGGCGACGACGTAACCGGGCGCAGTCCGCAAGCGAGTCTGCGGTCGGGGATGGCTTACGTCCTCCAGTCCTCGTCGGTCTTCTCGGAGATGACCGTCCACGAGAACATGCTGATGGGCGGCTACGTCTTCGACGACGACGAGCGTGCGACTCGTCGCGCCGAGGAGTTGTACGACGAATTTTCGCGACTGGCCGACCTGCGCGAACAGGAGGCGGGGATGCTCTCGGGCGGCGAGCGACGACTACTCGAACTCGCACGAGGGCTGATGGTCGAACCGCGACTGATGTTGCTCGACGAACCGAGCATCGGACTGGAACCTACCTACATGGAGCAGGTGTTCGACCGCATCGAGAGCCTGAACGAACTGGGCACGACGATTCTGCTGGTCGAGCAAAACGCCGAGAAGGGACTGTCGGTAGCCGACAGGGGCTACGTGCTGGCCAGCGGCGAAATACAGTACTCGGGGACTGGGACGGAGTTGCTCGAAGACGAGGAGGTCGGGCGGTTGTATCTTGGTGGGTGA
- a CDS encoding GNAT family N-acetyltransferase codes for MATLSPWRLVRNPYTRAAYDFLARHGVKVSKMHLYGANLDDFEAEQTAFETVSFDVRASDELTPPPSQDASALTCEDDVVVAVADGDPVGFQTLSLDRAVYMSPVERELEFEAFLWGLYVTPNYRRRGIATELIRRSLALARERGADEAYTLVALDNGISKRALTTNGFEPSREVSYYKFRRFERRVERAL; via the coding sequence ATGGCGACGCTCTCCCCGTGGCGACTCGTTCGGAACCCATACACGAGAGCAGCGTATGACTTTCTCGCGCGCCACGGAGTCAAAGTCTCGAAGATGCACCTGTACGGGGCGAATTTGGACGATTTCGAGGCCGAACAAACAGCGTTCGAGACGGTCTCCTTCGACGTCCGGGCCTCCGACGAACTGACCCCACCGCCGAGTCAGGACGCAAGTGCGCTAACTTGCGAGGACGACGTAGTCGTCGCAGTCGCCGACGGGGACCCCGTGGGCTTCCAGACGCTCAGTCTCGACAGAGCTGTCTACATGTCGCCGGTAGAGCGCGAATTGGAGTTCGAGGCGTTCCTCTGGGGATTGTACGTCACGCCGAACTACCGAAGACGCGGCATCGCCACGGAACTGATTCGTCGGTCGCTCGCGCTAGCGAGGGAGCGCGGTGCCGACGAAGCCTACACGTTGGTTGCACTCGACAACGGCATCTCGAAACGCGCGCTGACCACGAACGGCTTCGAACCAAGCCGCGAAGTGTCGTACTACAAGTTTCGAAGATTCGAAAGGAGGGTCGAGCGGGCGCTGTGA
- a CDS encoding DsbA family protein, with protein sequence MTEKDDRRRFLQLGGTALVGALAGCNSVMNGDSNQTTTGRATSGSTMGTIEKSTTTETQTARPTETTVKDPTAANVSFQKPGGVISSVSIPKQPTSYKYPVMGSDDAPLTLTFYGGWKCPYTHNFAIKYMETFLKKYVKTGKVQLRFRGVAYNDGEPFHGPDEPRLARAGLAVWTAEPKSFWDFFDLWFHNQQRDSGWATTENILAVAKEAGVSKQARKWVVEAIQTGKYQRHIDQTMKQVKQIPIPTIPRIVVDGKPLSPNTERKKLERAINAALGTESGTTTETTTTDGTETTSDTTTESTETTTTTTETSTTSATTTTSDTTTNSTTTTTTTTTTNSTTQNTSTSGNSTADRWWHDLF encoded by the coding sequence ATGACCGAGAAAGACGACCGCCGACGCTTCTTGCAACTCGGTGGAACTGCGCTTGTCGGTGCGTTAGCGGGCTGTAACAGCGTGATGAACGGCGATTCGAACCAGACGACCACGGGAAGAGCGACCAGCGGTTCGACCATGGGAACGATCGAAAAGTCCACGACGACGGAAACTCAGACCGCGAGACCGACCGAAACGACGGTCAAAGACCCGACAGCAGCCAACGTCTCCTTCCAGAAGCCGGGCGGTGTCATCTCGTCGGTTTCGATACCGAAGCAACCGACCTCGTACAAGTACCCCGTCATGGGGTCTGACGACGCCCCACTCACTCTCACCTTCTACGGAGGGTGGAAGTGCCCCTATACGCACAACTTCGCCATCAAGTACATGGAGACGTTCCTGAAGAAGTACGTGAAAACGGGGAAGGTCCAACTTCGTTTCCGCGGCGTGGCGTACAACGACGGCGAACCGTTCCACGGCCCGGACGAACCTCGGCTCGCACGGGCAGGATTGGCCGTCTGGACCGCCGAGCCAAAATCGTTCTGGGACTTCTTCGACCTCTGGTTCCACAACCAGCAGCGCGACTCCGGATGGGCGACCACCGAGAACATCCTCGCTGTTGCGAAAGAGGCGGGCGTGTCCAAGCAAGCCCGGAAGTGGGTCGTCGAGGCCATCCAGACCGGGAAGTATCAACGCCACATCGACCAGACGATGAAGCAAGTCAAGCAGATACCGATTCCCACGATTCCGAGGATCGTCGTAGACGGGAAGCCGCTCTCGCCGAACACCGAGCGAAAGAAACTGGAGCGTGCGATAAACGCCGCGCTCGGCACCGAATCGGGCACGACGACCGAGACGACGACCACGGACGGGACCGAGACGACGAGCGACACCACTACGGAGTCCACTGAGACGACAACGACGACTACAGAAACCTCGACCACATCCGCTACCACCACGACGAGCGATACGACGACGAACTCGACGACTACGACTACGACAACAACAACGACAAACTCGACGACTCAGAACACGAGTACGAGCGGTAACTCTACTGCCGACCGCTGGTGGCACGACCTGTTTTAG